TCCCTGCCGGTTTCGGTCACCAGCTCTTGGGTGGTCAGGGTGCGGGCGAGAAGATCGACGGTCTGTTGCATCTCCCGAAGTTTGGCCGTCTCATCCCGCAGGCGTTGTTCGTTGACCGTGTAGCCTTTGACGATGTGATCGCGCAGGACGCGCGTCGCCCATTGCCGGAACTGCGTGCCACGTCGGGATTTTACCCGGTAGCCGACAGAGATGATGACGTCGAGGCTGTAATAAACAACCGGACGGTCGGAATTTGCAATTTGCATTTTTTGCAAATTGCTTTTTTCAGGCAACTCACCTTCGGCAAAAACATTTCGGATATGCCGGGAAACAACGGATACATCGCGTTCAAACAACGTGACCATTTGTGCCTGGTTCAGCCAAACCGTCTCGTGGTCAAGCTGAACCTCAAGCCGAGTCTTGCCATCCTCGGCTTGAAACAGTAGAACTTCCCCGCTGCAAGACCTACCGCCCGTCATTTTGCCCTCCCATGAATGCACTTGAATCAATCCCGAGCAGGCTAAATCATCCATAAAAAAATGTAAAGATTTCGGGAGGGATTTATCCCCAAAGGAAAGAGTCGAAAAAAAGGCCCGGTCGAATGACCGGGCCTTTGCACTTTTCTTGGAGCGGGAAACGGGATTCGAACCCGCGACCTTCAGCTTGGGAAGCTGACACTCTACCACTGAGTTATTCCCGCGATGGAGGTGCATTCTAGGGGGGATCTATTTCTTTGTCAATGTTTTTTTCGGCCAATGATTCAAGAAGCTTACAGGCTTCATCCGGGGTTTTGACCTGGCCGGAAAGCTCCGCCGCGCGCAGCTTTCGGAGGGTCTCGCCGATCCTCCGGCCGTCGCTCAGCCCGAGCTTTTGCCGCAGCCAGGCACCGTCGACCAGGTCGGGAATACGGCCGTGACGAAGATGATCGTGATAGTCGTTCAGTGCTCGCCGCGCCTCGGGTAGCCAGGGGCGCGGGTCATCGGCCTGAGAGAGGAGCCAGGTCAGCCCCAGCACCGGCTCGGCGCCCAACTGTTCGACCCAGAGGGCGCGCCGGCGCGGGGCGGCGTCACGCAAAAGCCGCAGTTCGTCCAGGGTTTCAGGCGGCAATTCTCGCAACCGGCGAAGAAGGTTGCCCGCGCGCCGACTCAGGCGCAGATGCATCCCGACGTCGCTGGACGGCCGATAACCGGCGAGGAGCGCCGCCAACTTGAGCAGGGCCGCGGCACTCCAGCCCCCCTCCCCCTCTTCTTCAGGGAATTCCGCGAGCAGTTCTCCTGCCCCCTGCGCAAGCCCGGCAACGATCCGCGCCGTCAGGCGCACGCCCTCTTCCCAGGAGCCCTGGACCTCGGGTGGGCCGAAAAGGAGCGGCGGCAGGCCGAGGTCGCGCAACCGGGCGAGGCTCTTCCCTGCCTTCTTGACGCCAAAAATCAGCGCCAGTTCCCCCTGGATGCGTTCGCCGGCGACCTGGGCCAATTCCGGTGCGGTTTCGCCCATGAGCGCGAAGGTTTCGCTTTCAATCTCCATCCCCAGGGTGGCGGCAAGACGAACCCCGCGCAGCACCCGCAAGGGGTCGTCGTGGAAGACGCCGACGGAACAGGCGCGCAGCAGGCAACTGTCGATGTCGCCCCGGCCGCCGAGGGGATCGATAAACTCCGCGCTGGTCACGGAAGAGGCAACCGGCCAGGCGACGGCGTTGACGGTAAAATCCCGCAGGCGCAGATCCTCGTTCAGAGTCGCAGCGCGCAGGGGGGCGAAATCGAAGGCCCAGCCCCCCGCTTGCGCGGGAACGACCACCCGGCTCTGGTGACGGAGTGAATCCATGAGAAACCAGTGGCCACGGATGCGCGCGGCAAAGGCCTTAGCTATCGGGGTGGGGTCGCCCGGCGTCGCCAGATCGAAATCCTTGGAGGCTTCGCCGCGCAAGGCATCACGGAGGGCGCCGCCGACCAGCCAACAGGGACGGCCGGAAAGGACGTCGAGCAGGTCCGGCAGGATACGGGCGGCGACAAGTTGGGTGTGAAGGTTATCCATAGGTAAAAAAAAGGCCCGCCGAAGCGGGCCTTGCGGGTCGAAAGAGGATCAGGCCAGATCGAGCACGCCCTGATGGATGATGTCGAAGAGCTCCTGGATATTCTCCTCGGCGATGCAGGAGAAGGCGATGCGCAGGTCGGTCTTGTTGATGGAAATGGCCCCGACACCGTACTTGTCGAGCAGATGTACGCGCAGCTTCTCGGCGTCGACGGTCTTGAGCTTGAGGCACATGAAGTAGCCGGAGTTGAAGGGGTAGTAATCCCAGGCCTTATCGTACTTGCCACTGTTGAGCACGGCCTTGGTCTTGAGCGCCCGGCCCTTCATGACCTGGAACTTCTCTTCCTTCTGCTCCAGGAACTTGGGCGAGCGCAGTGCCTCGATAACGAAGGTCTGCGACGGATGGGGGCAGTTGGAGATCTTGGCGCGGATGATGCCCATGGTCTTCTTTTCGAGGGCGGTCAGAACCGGGGCATTCTCGCCGCTCTTGCCGTCGGCGAAGGTGATGAAGCCGGTGCGGAAGCCCCAGACAAACTCTTCCTTGGTGGCGCCGTCGAGTTTGATCGCCAGGATGCGCGGATGCAGGTTGGCCAGTTTGCCGAAGAGCGACTCTTTCATGCAGTCTTCGTAGAAGAGACCAAAATAGGCGTCGTCGGTGATGGCGACGATGTTGCAGCCGGACTCGGCGACTTCCTTGATGGCGGCGACGATGGCGTCCCCTTCGGCGATGGTCGGGGTGTAACCGCTGGGGTTATTGGGGAAGTTGAGCAGCACCACGGCCTTGCCCTTCTCGGCGGCGGTGTTGGTCAGCACCGCTTTGAAGGCGGCGACGTCATAGCCGCCGGTGGCGGTAAAGGTCGGGAACTTCTTGACGATGGCGCCGTTGCAGGTGCCGAAGGTCAGGTTGTAGTTACCCCAGAGCATGTCGGGCAGAACCAGATGATCACCGACGCCGAGGAACATGTCGCCGACGATGGAGAGGCCATGGGTCAGGGCATTGGTGACGATGGGGTTGCTGAAGTGTTTCCCCTGCATGCTGGGATTCTCGCGAAGCATCTTCTCCCGCCACAGGGAGCGCAGTTCCGGCTTGCCGGCGGGCGGCGCGTAGGGATAGATGTCCTTGGGATCGAAGGCCGAGAGCTTGTCCTGAATGCACTGCAGGAACATCGGGCCGCCCTTTTCCGTGGCGATGCCGATGGTGGCGTTATATTTGTGCGCTTTATCCTTGGCTTCGGCCGACTGGGTAAGAATCCCTTTGGGAAAAAAGAGGTTCTTGCCGAGGTCCGAGAGCATCTCAAGAACATAGGGATTGTGTTGGGAAAGCTGTTCGTTGAGTTCGACTGCCAATGGATTCATCATGGTCCTCCTGGGGTGTGGTATCCAAGCATTTAAGGTCGCGAATCTGGAAGAAACCGCGCCAAGCCGGAATTAAATCAGCAATGCGAGAAGCTTGTCAACGGGAATGTGTTCGCGGATTCCGTATACGATAAAAAAGGACAGGTGCGGCCCGGCGGCTCTTTTCCCCGGGACGCCTAGCGAATAACCCGGGTGGCCATCCCCAGGGTCTGGAAGGGAACCTTGAGATTGAGTCGTCGTGCGACCTGCAGATTGATAACCAACGAGACCCGGCGCGGCGTATGCAGTTCCATCTCTGCCGGAGAAACCCCGGAAAGAATCTTGCCGAGCATCTCCGCCACGACCTCCCCCTGCTCTTGGGGATCGGCTTCCAGGGAAACCAGCGCACCCAAATCGCAAAGAGAGGGGATCTGGGAAATCACCGGCAGGTTTTCCCGCGCGGCAAAGGCCATGATCCGGCCGAGACCCAGGTGCAGAACGGCACTGTCGGCAACGAAGAGGCTGTCGACAGAGCCGCTCATGACCCTCAACGCCGAGTCGATTTCCCCGGCCGCGGCAATATCCTTGGGCACCAGCGACACTCCACCTTTGGACAGGATCTCGCCGAGGCGCCGGACCTGCAAAACCGAGCCGGCATCGGACGAGGAAAAGAGGACGCCGATGGTTTGTACGGGGAAGATCTCGCGAAAGGCCTTGACCAGAGTCTCCATGGGAGTCTTGCCGCTGGCGCCGGTCAGATTCTTGCTCGATTCCGGAAGGATGCCTAAGGCCGCCGGATCATAGACGTCGCCGAAAAGAACCGGCGTCCCCCGCGCCTCCTTGCGGGCCACCAGCGTCGCCGGGGCGCCGTAAGTGACGATGACGTCGGCGCCGATCCCCACCGCCTTGCGGATGCTGTTGGTCCAGGACATGGTATCGGGATTGGGCGTCTGCACGTAGACTTCCAGTTTCTGTTCCAGCCCTGCTTGTCGCACCGTTTCGAGAAAGGCTTCGTGCGCCAGACGATAGCGCTCGAGGTCACCGGTGATGATCACCGCGACGAAGGATTTCTCCTTGGCCCAGGCGGAACCGGCGTTGGTAACGAAAAGAACCGGCACCAACAGCAGCCCACAGAGGAAGTATCGTGAAATAACTTGGGTTATCCGCACAAAAAAGACCTTAATCGGGGTCATGGTTTACCAGGAGCGGGCGACGCTGAGCATATACAGCTGGGCCGCTCCATCAAAATGGCTGTTGTTCCGGTCTTCGTAATCGTCATGGGAGAAACGGGCCGAACAGTTCCACCCCTTGGCCAGCGTCCATTCCAGTCCCAGTCCCAGCCCCATCTGCACGATTTCCAACTCGCTCAGCGAGCGCAGATCGGAGGCATCGACCGGCCCGACATTGGGCAGGTTCTCCGGCAGGAAGCCAGGATTGAAATACGACCGGGAGCGGATATAGCGCGCTTCGAAGAGCGTCCGCAGCCGTTCGCGCAGCTGCCAACTGGTGGAAAAGGTCAGGGTATGAACCCGCTGCCGATAGTCGACATCGCTATCGAAAAGACTGTTGTCGTCTTCGGCGCCGAAGCCGTAGGTCAGATCCTGGCGCAGGTCGGAACGAAGAAAACCGTAATAGAGATTGGTGCTGACGCTGTCGGTCAGTTGGGCCCAAAAACCGGCAGTAACATCTTCCTGCTGCTGCCGGCGATCGAGAGATCGGTTCCAACCGGCGCGATCAAAGTTGCTGTTGCGCCCGTCGGTCAGGCGGAAGTTGGCGGTAGCGCCGAAACGGTCCGTGGGATTCCACGCCACTCCGGCATAGAAGCGATGGCGTTCTTCCAGGGAAGCGCCGTAAGCGGGGGCGTCGGAAGTCTGGAGTTCATACCAGCTGTTGACCTTCAGTCGAGGAGTACCGAGGGGCCGAGCGATGAGACTGACCCGGAAGCGGTTGATCCGCTCGTCCTCGGGCAGCTCCCAGAGGGGATCGTAATAGGGGTTGGTGGAATCGTAAAACTCCCCGGTGCGGTCCCGATGGAGGTCGCGGTGCTCGAATTCCACCATCAGGGTCAACGGGCGGACGGGACGCCAGGAGAGCTTGCCGAAATAGCTGGCCCGAGTCAGATCCATGTTCTGACGGGTGGTGACGGAGTCGGCCCCGAGCAGACCACCGACCAGCAGTTGCGCCGCGCTGCTGCTTTCCTGGTCGAGCATGCGGTAACGGAAATTGAGGGTAAATTCGGGCCGGGGGGTCAGGGTGAGATCGGCCGACGCCTTGTGAAAGTCCGTTTCCGCATCGGCCGAAGAGACATCGGCGAGGCGAGAGAGATTCTCCTTCTTGCCGATGGTGTACCCGGCAGCGGCATTGAATCCGCCCGAGGGGGAGGTACTGACCTTGAGGGTTGTGGCGGTCAGGCGGGAATCGGGTGTTGCGTCGTGCTGGTAGTCGCCAGCGGCGCGGTAATTATCACCGTCTTCCCCGATGGCGCCGAAGCTGTCGAAAGGGACGGATTCACGATTGCGAAATTCGCGAAAGACCTGCTCGACGGCGACATTGACATAGCCGACATGGGCATCGAGCCCCAGGGTCACTTCCTCGGTCACCCGGTCGACCTGTTGCCTTTTGCTCTCCAGATGGCAGGCGGTGCAATCTTCGTTGAGATAACGTAGCTGTTTATGCCCGGAGCGTTGCAGGCGCCAGTACCCGAGATTCAGGTGTACGGGATAAACGGGAAGTTTGGTCCGGAGATTGACCTTGTCGATGCCGACTTCGAGGCCGGCCGTCTCCCCGGGGGAACGGTCGCTGAAGAGGATCTCAACCTGTTCGAGCCCTTCTTCACTCAGGGTGGTACCGACGGCATCGGGGCGATCATAGGAAATATAGTCGAGATGATGGTAGAGCTTTTCCGTGGAGGCATGCAGCCGCACCAGTCCGCGATAATCGAGGTCGGTTTCGAGCAGGTAATCGCTGTCGTTGAGATATTCCCCTTCGATCATGAAACGCAGGCTGGGGTTGAGATACTTGATCTCCGTCGCCACCGTCGCCCCTGAATCAAAGAGGGTGTACTGGGCGGCGCGACCGGCCTGGTCCTGAACATCGACGGCGCGATAACCGAGGGAAATGCGCGAGGAACGCAAGGTGGGGTCGCTCGTGGCAGCTTCCACCGCCAAGGTCGGTTGCCCGGCAAGGCAGCAGAGCAACAGGCTCCAGGTCAGAAAAAAGGTCGATCTGATGATCTTCACAGCGAACTCCTGTATACGGGCTGAATCCCTCGATCAGCGGGCGATAAAGGTGCCCCGGCCCCGGGACGACGGGACATCGGTGCCGTGAATAGACGAATGGCAATCGGTACAGCGGCTGTAAAAGGCCCCCTTCATGGCGGGATTGTTCTCTTCCAGGGACGGCACATGCTCGCCGAGATGTCCGGAATGGCATTGCATGCAGAGGAAGGGCTGGGAACTCTTCAGCAACGGCCGGTTCGGCGAACCGTGGGAGGCGTGGCAATTGCCGCAATTCTCGTTGAGATCGGCATGTTCGAAGACGAAAGGCCCCTGGTATTCCATGTGACAGCGGGTGCAGGTGTCTTTGCGGGTCAGGCCGCGCAGCAGATGATCCTGGGCCGAGCCGTGGGGCTCATGGCAATCGATGCAGGCCATTTTGTGCTCAGGGACGGGGTGGTGGGAGAACTGGGCGAATTCCGCCCGCACTTCGGGATGGCACTTGAAGCACATGGCGTCCATCTCCTTGCGGCTGACCTTCTGCTGCGGGCCCAGATGCAGGGCGTGACAGTCGAAACAACTGACGTCGTTGTTGGCATGGGTACCAGCGTTCCAGTAGGTGAGGACCGGGGTCGACGAAGCCGAGTGGCATTTGAGACAGATGAGGGATTGGGCCGGGGCGGGTAACTGCTCCAGTTGGAGCAGGGTGTCGAATTTACACTTATCCTCTTTATTGGAGCCGACATCCTTGACCGCCAGGCTCCCCGGACCGTGGCAGGATTCGCAGTTGACCAGCGGCAATCCGGTATCACTGGCAATCTGCTCGCCATGGACCGAACGGCGGAAATCGTCGTGTATCGGCTGATGGGAGTGACATTTGCCGAGACAGTTTTCATCCCCGACGTAATCGGCGTCGAGGCGCCCGACGATCATCTGTTCGTATTCACGGATGGGGAGCAACGGATTGTCGCTCCGCAACTGGTGGAGGTCGGAACACCCGACGACAGCCAGCAAACAGGCGGGCAGCAGCAATTTAACGATCACGACGAAATCTCCCGTAAATGCAGTACGACAAAACATGTCGGGTATGCAAGAAACATGAAAATCAGCACATCTTGAGTGAATGGCCTGATTACTGGACTTTTTAT
This genomic stretch from Desulfuromonas acetexigens harbors:
- a CDS encoding CCA tRNA nucleotidyltransferase, with protein sequence MDNLHTQLVAARILPDLLDVLSGRPCWLVGGALRDALRGEASKDFDLATPGDPTPIAKAFAARIRGHWFLMDSLRHQSRVVVPAQAGGWAFDFAPLRAATLNEDLRLRDFTVNAVAWPVASSVTSAEFIDPLGGRGDIDSCLLRACSVGVFHDDPLRVLRGVRLAATLGMEIESETFALMGETAPELAQVAGERIQGELALIFGVKKAGKSLARLRDLGLPPLLFGPPEVQGSWEEGVRLTARIVAGLAQGAGELLAEFPEEEGEGGWSAAALLKLAALLAGYRPSSDVGMHLRLSRRAGNLLRRLRELPPETLDELRLLRDAAPRRRALWVEQLGAEPVLGLTWLLSQADDPRPWLPEARRALNDYHDHLRHGRIPDLVDGAWLRQKLGLSDGRRIGETLRKLRAAELSGQVKTPDEACKLLESLAEKNIDKEIDPP
- a CDS encoding DmsE family decaheme c-type cytochrome; translation: MFCRTAFTGDFVVIVKLLLPACLLAVVGCSDLHQLRSDNPLLPIREYEQMIVGRLDADYVGDENCLGKCHSHQPIHDDFRRSVHGEQIASDTGLPLVNCESCHGPGSLAVKDVGSNKEDKCKFDTLLQLEQLPAPAQSLICLKCHSASSTPVLTYWNAGTHANNDVSCFDCHALHLGPQQKVSRKEMDAMCFKCHPEVRAEFAQFSHHPVPEHKMACIDCHEPHGSAQDHLLRGLTRKDTCTRCHMEYQGPFVFEHADLNENCGNCHASHGSPNRPLLKSSQPFLCMQCHSGHLGEHVPSLEENNPAMKGAFYSRCTDCHSSIHGTDVPSSRGRGTFIAR
- a CDS encoding ABC transporter substrate-binding protein, which gives rise to MPVLFVTNAGSAWAKEKSFVAVIITGDLERYRLAHEAFLETVRQAGLEQKLEVYVQTPNPDTMSWTNSIRKAVGIGADVIVTYGAPATLVARKEARGTPVLFGDVYDPAALGILPESSKNLTGASGKTPMETLVKAFREIFPVQTIGVLFSSSDAGSVLQVRRLGEILSKGGVSLVPKDIAAAGEIDSALRVMSGSVDSLFVADSAVLHLGLGRIMAFAARENLPVISQIPSLCDLGALVSLEADPQEQGEVVAEMLGKILSGVSPAEMELHTPRRVSLVINLQVARRLNLKVPFQTLGMATRVIR
- a CDS encoding MtrB/PioB family outer membrane beta-barrel protein; translation: MKIIRSTFFLTWSLLLCCLAGQPTLAVEAATSDPTLRSSRISLGYRAVDVQDQAGRAAQYTLFDSGATVATEIKYLNPSLRFMIEGEYLNDSDYLLETDLDYRGLVRLHASTEKLYHHLDYISYDRPDAVGTTLSEEGLEQVEILFSDRSPGETAGLEVGIDKVNLRTKLPVYPVHLNLGYWRLQRSGHKQLRYLNEDCTACHLESKRQQVDRVTEEVTLGLDAHVGYVNVAVEQVFREFRNRESVPFDSFGAIGEDGDNYRAAGDYQHDATPDSRLTATTLKVSTSPSGGFNAAAGYTIGKKENLSRLADVSSADAETDFHKASADLTLTPRPEFTLNFRYRMLDQESSSAAQLLVGGLLGADSVTTRQNMDLTRASYFGKLSWRPVRPLTLMVEFEHRDLHRDRTGEFYDSTNPYYDPLWELPEDERINRFRVSLIARPLGTPRLKVNSWYELQTSDAPAYGASLEERHRFYAGVAWNPTDRFGATANFRLTDGRNSNFDRAGWNRSLDRRQQQEDVTAGFWAQLTDSVSTNLYYGFLRSDLRQDLTYGFGAEDDNSLFDSDVDYRQRVHTLTFSTSWQLRERLRTLFEARYIRSRSYFNPGFLPENLPNVGPVDASDLRSLSELEIVQMGLGLGLEWTLAKGWNCSARFSHDDYEDRNNSHFDGAAQLYMLSVARSW
- a CDS encoding aminotransferase class I/II-fold pyridoxal phosphate-dependent enzyme, translating into MNPLAVELNEQLSQHNPYVLEMLSDLGKNLFFPKGILTQSAEAKDKAHKYNATIGIATEKGGPMFLQCIQDKLSAFDPKDIYPYAPPAGKPELRSLWREKMLRENPSMQGKHFSNPIVTNALTHGLSIVGDMFLGVGDHLVLPDMLWGNYNLTFGTCNGAIVKKFPTFTATGGYDVAAFKAVLTNTAAEKGKAVVLLNFPNNPSGYTPTIAEGDAIVAAIKEVAESGCNIVAITDDAYFGLFYEDCMKESLFGKLANLHPRILAIKLDGATKEEFVWGFRTGFITFADGKSGENAPVLTALEKKTMGIIRAKISNCPHPSQTFVIEALRSPKFLEQKEEKFQVMKGRALKTKAVLNSGKYDKAWDYYPFNSGYFMCLKLKTVDAEKLRVHLLDKYGVGAISINKTDLRIAFSCIAEENIQELFDIIHQGVLDLA